The following is a genomic window from Pseudomonas purpurea.
GACGCACCGGACTTTCTGCGCAGCAACCTGGGCCGCAGCATCGTCTTCGACGTCGGGATCAGCCTGTGAGCCCGTTGCAGGAACTGATTACCGAAGTGCCGTAGCGAGGCCAGGGACGCGGGCATGGCGCAATCGCCGCGCGAGTGATACAAAGCGCAATCATTCGCCTGGACGACAGCGTCAGCATCGAACCCCTCACCACCCAGCAGCTATGCTGCCTTTAATGCCGGATGAATCCGCGTTGTAACGTCTGCACATTTTGCTACGTCTACCTGACGAGGCCTTCCATGACCAGTCGCTTGAACCCCGATGACCAACAGCATGTCGAAGAGTACCTGCAACTGTCCCAGCACCGAGTCGAGCGCCGGCCTTTCCGGCCGTGGATGCTCCTCGTGGTGGTACTGGCAGTGACCATCGGCCTGGGCCTGCTGAGCCGACTTGTGAGTTACCTGACGCTATGAGCAGCATCGCGCTCGCTCGGGTAATTGCACCGATTTCTTTTAGCCTTGCGAGATATCCCCATGACTCATCGTATTGTCATCGTTGGCGGCGGCGCCGGCGGTCTGGAGTTGGCTACCCGTCTGGGTAAGACTCTGGGCAAGCGCGGCACGGCCAGCGTAATGCTGGTCGACGCGAACCTGACCCACATCTGGAAACCGCTGTTGCATGAAGTGGCGGCAGGTTCCTTGAACTCCTCCGAAGACGAGCTCAACTATGTTGCCCAGGCAAAATGGAACCACTTCGAGTTCCAGCTGGGGCGCATGAGCGGGCTCGATCGCGCACAGAAGAAAATCCAGCTGGCCGCCACCTACGACGAACAAGGCCTGGAACTGGTGCCGGCACGGGAAGTGGCTTACGACTCGCTGGTGATTTCGGTGGGTAGCACCACCAACGATTTCGGCACGCTGGGCGCGGCGCAGCACTGCCTGTTCCTGGACACCCGCAAACAGGCCGAGCGCTTCCACCAGCAATTGCTCAACCACTACCTGCGTGCCCACGCCGGGCAGACCGACAAGGTCGAGCAAATCAGCGTGGCCATCGTCGGCGCGGGCGCCACAGGCGTCGAACTGGCCGCCGAACTGCACAACGCCGCTCATGAGCTGGCGGCTTACGGCCTGGACCGGATCAAACCGGAAAACATGCACATCACGCTGATCGAGGCTGGCCCACGGGTGTTACCTGCCCTGCCGGAGCGAATCAGCGGTCCTGTGCATAAAACCCTGGAAAAACTCGGGGTCAATGTGATGACCAATGCCGCCGTCAGCGAAGTGACAGCTGATAGCCTGATCACCGCGGATGGCAAAACGATCCACGCCAGTCTGAAAGTCTGGGCGGCCGGCATTCGTGCGCCGGGCTTCCTCAAGGACATCGATGGCCTGGAAACCAACCGGATCAACCAGCTGCAAGTATTGCCGACCCTGCAAACCACCCGCGATGAAAACATCTTCGCCTTCGGTGACTGCGCCGCGTGCCCGCAACCAGGCACCGACCGCAACGTACCGCCCCGTGCGCAAGCCGCGCACCAACAGGCATCGTTGCTGGCCAAATCGCTGAAACTGCGCGTCGAAGGCAAGGTATTGCCGACGTACAAGTACACTGACTACGGTTCGCTGATCTCGCTGTCGCGTTTTTCGGCTGTGGGTAACTTGATGGGCAACCTGACCGGCAGCGTGATGCTCGAAGGCTGGCTGGCGCGGATGTTTTACGTGTCGTTGTACCGCATGCATCAGGTGGCGCTGTACGGGCCGTTCCGCACGGCGATGTTGATGCTGGGCAGCAAGATTGGGCGCGGGACAGAGCCACGCCTGAAACTGCACTGATATAAAACCTGTGGGAGCGAGCTTGCTCGCGATAGCTGTCTGTCAGATGACAATGATGTCGACTGTAACGACGCCTTCGCGAGCAAGCTCGCTCCCACAGTTGTTTTTGCGGTGCGCATGAGATTTTTTGGGCAAAAAAAATCCCCGTATCTT
Proteins encoded in this region:
- a CDS encoding NAD(P)/FAD-dependent oxidoreductase, producing the protein MTHRIVIVGGGAGGLELATRLGKTLGKRGTASVMLVDANLTHIWKPLLHEVAAGSLNSSEDELNYVAQAKWNHFEFQLGRMSGLDRAQKKIQLAATYDEQGLELVPAREVAYDSLVISVGSTTNDFGTLGAAQHCLFLDTRKQAERFHQQLLNHYLRAHAGQTDKVEQISVAIVGAGATGVELAAELHNAAHELAAYGLDRIKPENMHITLIEAGPRVLPALPERISGPVHKTLEKLGVNVMTNAAVSEVTADSLITADGKTIHASLKVWAAGIRAPGFLKDIDGLETNRINQLQVLPTLQTTRDENIFAFGDCAACPQPGTDRNVPPRAQAAHQQASLLAKSLKLRVEGKVLPTYKYTDYGSLISLSRFSAVGNLMGNLTGSVMLEGWLARMFYVSLYRMHQVALYGPFRTAMLMLGSKIGRGTEPRLKLH
- a CDS encoding DUF3094 family protein; protein product: MTSRLNPDDQQHVEEYLQLSQHRVERRPFRPWMLLVVVLAVTIGLGLLSRLVSYLTL